In Desulfobacterales bacterium, the following are encoded in one genomic region:
- a CDS encoding HDOD domain-containing protein: protein MINTILNNVNQIPLLPQNVQQLMSIVNNPQASTLELVKIVEQDPMLAMQCLHLCNSAYYSLPVEVTSVSHAVRFLGMDTVAGLAMAAYFQSLIPSRGSNQGNPWLKGLKDHLLKTAYLSEVIAKAGGSIVAPATLFTAGLLHDVGKLVFSKLDLKVAQHVYRHVGENKVTLIEAEQEILGTNHAMVGHQLAIRWQLPEVLMDVIRYHHDPFGGEYHQTFYVFLANTVVGILHNDSALQESLNTPDVLSVSRELGFTTDQITEWLNAWSNQHKEKTSPPESLTKTTSSS from the coding sequence GTGATTAACACCATACTGAATAACGTCAACCAAATTCCGCTATTACCCCAAAACGTTCAACAACTGATGTCGATTGTCAACAACCCGCAAGCAAGCACATTGGAGTTGGTAAAAATTGTAGAACAAGATCCGATGCTGGCCATGCAATGCCTGCACCTGTGTAATTCGGCCTATTATTCTCTGCCCGTAGAGGTGACATCGGTTTCCCATGCCGTCCGGTTTCTGGGTATGGACACGGTCGCAGGCCTTGCGATGGCCGCCTATTTTCAAAGTCTTATTCCCAGTCGCGGCAGCAACCAGGGTAATCCCTGGTTAAAGGGGCTAAAAGACCATTTATTAAAAACAGCCTATCTTTCCGAGGTGATAGCCAAGGCCGGGGGAAGCATTGTGGCGCCGGCCACCCTTTTTACAGCAGGCTTGCTTCATGATGTCGGCAAACTGGTGTTTTCAAAATTGGACCTGAAAGTAGCGCAACATGTTTATCGTCATGTCGGGGAAAATAAGGTCACGCTCATTGAGGCCGAGCAGGAAATTCTCGGGACAAACCACGCAATGGTCGGGCACCAATTGGCCATCAGATGGCAATTGCCGGAGGTTCTAATGGATGTGATTCGATATCACCACGACCCCTTCGGCGGTGAATACCACCAGACCTTTTATGTTTTTCTGGCCAATACCGTGGTCGGCATCCTTCACAATGATAGCGCTCTGCAAGAAAGTCTCAACACCCCGGACGTCTTGTCCGTTTCCCGCGAATTGGGATTTACCACTGACCAAATCACGGAATGGCTTAACGCCTGGTCAAATCAGCACAAAGAAAAAACGTCACCTCCTGAAAGCTTAACTAAAACAACTTCAAGCAGTTAA
- a CDS encoding ThiF family adenylyltransferase, whose protein sequence is MKKNDLIAGLKERGIHTKTHFYAEAFSRNIGLLTPAELLTLSNATIAIPGMGGVGGVHLMTMIRTGIGRFHLADFDTFEVANFNRQFGATIPNLGRSKLEAMVEQALSVNPYAEIKTFPDGVTPVNVDDFLSGVQVVLDSLDFFAFDARRLLFNRAREKGIYVVTAGPLGFSSAMLIFSPHEGMRFDDYFHIVEAMTPQERYLAFAMGLAPRPTHIQYMDLSKVDLTRKAGPSLNIACQLCSAQAGTEAVRIILNKGKIRPVPWYVQFDPFSQKYRKGKLHLGNRHPIQKAKSIIVRQLLKRNQKAFKPEIPEIPGAQFESDLIIPKTVITYILQAGVQAPSGDNVQPWKFRVADNTLSLYLDRKADHSFFNINQIASIISCGAVIENMRLAASLFGLRPEISLCPDDRDPDLMATVSLTRASCVSEPLATMIWQRQTNRKFFKKAPIAPAALDSVFHSIDEFSGVNLHLVTDRPALQRLARLIYHVDRIRTEHQPLHEHLNQMIRFTHEAAIQKRDGFPLNNLEAGLAGEAFLKITRPWFIMNMANRVGIGKMVALHSLQGILNSGGAGLLTITGMDTSAFITGGQALERMWLTLTRLGLCMQPMTAITLFWLRWLVEGEKNFLPKHRRLLTKAWETYPAIFKSVNLETQGHVMLFRFGYGARSKTGTYRKPLRSFM, encoded by the coding sequence ATGAAAAAAAATGACCTGATAGCCGGATTGAAGGAAAGAGGCATCCATACCAAAACCCATTTTTACGCAGAGGCCTTTTCGCGAAATATCGGCCTGCTGACCCCGGCCGAACTGCTGACATTGTCCAACGCCACCATCGCCATTCCAGGCATGGGGGGCGTCGGCGGCGTTCACCTGATGACCATGATCCGCACCGGCATCGGCCGGTTTCATCTGGCGGATTTCGATACCTTTGAAGTCGCCAATTTCAATCGCCAGTTCGGCGCGACAATTCCCAATCTCGGCCGCTCCAAACTGGAGGCCATGGTCGAGCAGGCGCTTTCGGTCAATCCCTATGCCGAAATCAAAACATTTCCCGACGGTGTCACCCCGGTTAATGTCGACGATTTCCTTTCCGGTGTTCAGGTCGTGCTGGACAGCCTGGATTTTTTCGCTTTTGATGCCCGGCGGCTGCTCTTTAACCGCGCCCGCGAAAAAGGCATCTATGTCGTCACGGCTGGCCCCCTAGGCTTTTCATCGGCCATGCTCATTTTTTCGCCCCACGAGGGAATGCGTTTTGACGATTATTTTCATATTGTCGAAGCCATGACGCCGCAGGAGCGGTACCTGGCCTTTGCCATGGGGCTGGCCCCTCGGCCCACCCATATTCAATACATGGATCTTTCAAAGGTGGATCTCACCCGGAAAGCCGGCCCTTCGCTCAATATCGCCTGCCAACTTTGCAGCGCACAGGCCGGCACCGAAGCCGTTCGCATTATCTTGAACAAGGGAAAAATCAGGCCGGTGCCCTGGTATGTTCAATTTGACCCTTTTTCGCAAAAATACCGAAAAGGAAAGCTCCATCTGGGAAATCGCCACCCGATTCAAAAGGCAAAATCCATTATTGTCCGGCAATTGCTGAAGCGAAACCAGAAAGCCTTCAAGCCGGAAATACCGGAAATACCGGGTGCGCAATTTGAAAGCGATCTCATCATCCCCAAGACTGTCATCACCTATATTCTGCAGGCCGGAGTTCAAGCCCCATCGGGCGACAATGTGCAACCGTGGAAATTCCGGGTCGCGGATAACACCTTGTCCCTGTATCTTGATAGAAAAGCAGACCATTCATTTTTCAATATCAACCAAATCGCATCCATCATTTCCTGCGGCGCAGTCATAGAAAATATGCGTCTGGCCGCTTCCCTGTTCGGCCTTCGGCCTGAAATCAGCCTATGCCCGGATGACCGGGATCCCGACTTGATGGCTACGGTTTCGCTGACCCGCGCGAGTTGCGTCAGCGAACCGCTTGCAACCATGATCTGGCAACGCCAGACCAATCGAAAATTCTTTAAGAAAGCCCCCATCGCCCCCGCGGCGCTGGATTCCGTTTTTCATTCGATCGATGAATTCAGCGGCGTCAACCTGCATCTCGTGACAGATCGGCCGGCCCTTCAACGGTTGGCCCGACTGATTTATCATGTCGATCGCATCCGGACGGAACACCAGCCGCTTCATGAACATCTGAACCAGATGATTCGTTTCACGCATGAAGCGGCTATACAAAAAAGAGATGGATTTCCCCTAAACAATCTTGAAGCGGGCCTGGCAGGTGAAGCATTTTTAAAAATCACCCGGCCGTGGTTCATCATGAATATGGCCAATCGGGTTGGCATCGGAAAAATGGTCGCGCTCCATTCCCTTCAGGGCATCTTGAATTCAGGCGGCGCAGGCCTGTTAACCATAACCGGCATGGACACATCCGCCTTCATAACCGGCGGACAAGCATTGGAGCGGATGTGGCTGACCCTCACCCGGCTTGGCCTCTGCATGCAACCCATGACAGCCATTACGCTGTTCTGGCTCAGATGGCTTGTGGAAGGGGAAAAAAACTTTTTGCCGAAACACAGACGCCTTTTGACAAAGGCGTGGGAGACCTATCCAGCCATTTTTAAATCCGTTAATTTGGAGACGCAGGGCCATGTAATGCTCTTTCGGTTCGGATATGGCGCCCGAAGCAAAACGGGGACGTATCGAAAACCATTAAGATCCTTTATGTGA
- a CDS encoding PEP-CTERM sorting domain-containing protein produces the protein MKKLFGFLLIFLFTVGLLTNSASAQSILSPGDLNEIFFQDVELLFDGEGNQVDLGNPDVIQNRELQVGDVFMGIINAQNVDVNSSPFWQYDSIAPDAVNLSGIFAQQVTAVDAATGLVFLTNTTIFDFTLLDTTTLDISPYLNPGEMLALYVDTDKDGAFTAYNTNGTVQEDVADATDSDSGAVWLTAGVAGLDDYAYSYATLGVLLGEFSAEAYAGLSVIQNNTGFLGFELVNDAGEDLFDTFVQVAFTSEIEENNGFVQGNSPWHLASNDPAIMLPTVPEPGTVLLLGLGLLGLSVIARKKKTA, from the coding sequence ATGAAAAAATTATTCGGATTTCTATTGATTTTTTTATTTACAGTTGGATTGTTAACTAATTCTGCATCTGCTCAAAGCATTCTATCGCCCGGCGATTTAAATGAAATCTTTTTTCAGGATGTAGAATTACTTTTTGATGGTGAGGGCAATCAAGTTGACTTGGGGAACCCTGATGTCATTCAAAACAGGGAGCTTCAAGTGGGTGACGTTTTCATGGGCATTATCAATGCTCAGAATGTGGATGTGAATTCTTCGCCGTTCTGGCAATATGATTCTATTGCCCCGGATGCCGTCAACCTCTCTGGTATTTTTGCGCAACAGGTTACTGCTGTAGATGCTGCAACTGGCTTAGTCTTTCTTACCAATACAACGATTTTTGATTTTACCTTGTTGGATACTACGACACTCGATATTTCACCGTATTTAAACCCCGGTGAGATGCTGGCGTTATATGTTGACACTGATAAAGATGGCGCCTTTACTGCCTATAACACGAATGGAACTGTACAGGAAGATGTCGCGGACGCTACGGATTCCGATTCTGGCGCGGTTTGGTTGACGGCAGGGGTGGCAGGACTTGATGATTATGCTTATAGCTATGCCACATTGGGTGTTCTGCTGGGCGAATTTTCAGCTGAGGCGTATGCCGGCCTAAGTGTTATTCAGAACAATACCGGCTTTTTGGGCTTCGAACTTGTTAACGATGCGGGTGAAGATCTTTTTGATACTTTTGTTCAAGTTGCATTTACTTCTGAGATAGAAGAAAATAATGGCTTCGTCCAAGGAAATTCACCTTGGCATCTGGCGAGCAATGATCCTGCTATCATGCTGCCAACCGTTCCAGAGCCGGGAACTGTTTTGCTCCTCGGATTGGGTCTTCTTGGCCTTTCAGTGATTGCAAGAAAAAAGAAAACAGCCTGA
- a CDS encoding glycosyltransferase, whose translation MEQDEIERMIVADLELYRQIRPDLVLTDGRFTASISTHIARLRHAAIVNVSSTEYRAMPYIPIFEWLSGFGISQDSGIKRYADRLNLKIEMFIFDHAMNVFHKLSKKHGLEKRVTATNCLAGKDITLLSDIPEYFPVRHLPGNYHFIGPITLKTALPPPNWWPPEKDGHPLIYITMGSTGISSFFMKVYEYFKQTEMKAVITTGGQVKSFAGLSGKIYIEQFIDGDLVLEKSDLVVCHGGNGTIYQALLHGKPIIGIPTIPDQKFNMRRVESLGMGISIPYKNFYNNQEILINAIEKILRDPSYSNNAVRFQKKLEKYHGYFTGANLIESCFAS comes from the coding sequence ATGGAGCAAGATGAAATTGAACGTATGATTGTGGCGGATCTCGAACTCTACCGGCAAATACGCCCCGATCTTGTCTTGACGGACGGCCGGTTCACGGCGTCAATATCTACTCATATTGCACGATTAAGGCATGCTGCCATCGTAAATGTATCTTCCACCGAATACAGGGCGATGCCTTACATACCAATCTTTGAGTGGCTGAGCGGATTTGGTATAAGCCAAGACAGCGGTATCAAACGATATGCCGACAGGCTAAACCTTAAAATAGAGATGTTTATCTTTGACCATGCGATGAATGTCTTCCATAAGCTCAGCAAAAAACATGGCCTTGAAAAAAGGGTCACGGCAACCAATTGCCTCGCGGGAAAAGACATTACTTTGCTTTCGGATATACCTGAATATTTTCCTGTCAGACATCTTCCCGGAAACTACCATTTTATCGGACCGATCACATTAAAAACAGCCCTGCCGCCACCCAACTGGTGGCCGCCGGAAAAAGACGGCCATCCGCTAATATATATTACCATGGGTTCGACGGGCATCAGCAGTTTTTTCATGAAGGTTTATGAGTATTTTAAACAAACGGAAATGAAAGCGGTTATAACCACGGGGGGGCAGGTTAAATCATTCGCCGGCCTTTCAGGGAAGATTTACATTGAGCAATTCATCGACGGTGATCTGGTTTTGGAGAAGAGCGATCTGGTCGTATGTCATGGAGGCAACGGAACAATATATCAGGCGCTGCTGCACGGGAAGCCCATTATTGGAATCCCCACTATTCCCGACCAAAAATTTAATATGCGAAGAGTTGAATCTTTGGGAATGGGCATCTCAATACCCTATAAAAATTTTTATAACAATCAGGAAATACTCATTAACGCAATAGAAAAAATACTGCGGGACCCTTCCTATTCAAATAACGCCGTCCGTTTTCAAAAAAAGCTGGAAAAATATCATGGCTATTTTACCGGCGCGAATCTTATTGAAAGCTGCTTTGCCTCATAA
- a CDS encoding outer membrane lipoprotein-sorting protein yields MLLIDKGNQKRFRALVMYAKDYGKTSKSYSRFTSPASIAGTAFLTWGNEGRDDDQFLYLPALQRVRRIVSSQKSGRFVNTDYTYEDFQTREVDADDHKILREEKWRDHDCWILESIPRELKDTQYGKRISWVIKDIYLPAKVEYYDKKNNLVKVFTSSAIKRIDGIWTIVESEMKDLKRRHRTLMKTETIRYNSGISDRVFTTGYMEHKE; encoded by the coding sequence ATGCTCTTAATTGATAAGGGAAACCAGAAAAGATTCAGAGCCCTTGTCATGTACGCCAAAGACTACGGGAAAACATCCAAGAGTTATTCGCGATTTACCTCCCCGGCGAGCATTGCGGGAACCGCTTTTCTGACCTGGGGAAATGAGGGCAGAGACGATGATCAGTTTCTGTACTTGCCGGCGCTTCAGCGGGTTCGCCGCATCGTTTCCAGCCAGAAATCCGGCCGGTTTGTCAACACCGATTATACCTATGAAGATTTTCAGACAAGAGAAGTGGACGCCGATGACCACAAAATTCTCAGAGAGGAAAAATGGCGGGATCATGACTGCTGGATTCTGGAAAGCATACCGCGGGAGTTGAAGGATACCCAGTACGGCAAACGAATTAGTTGGGTGATCAAAGACATTTATCTACCTGCAAAAGTTGAGTATTATGACAAAAAAAACAATTTAGTCAAAGTGTTTACCAGCTCGGCGATCAAAAGAATCGACGGAATCTGGACCATTGTTGAATCGGAGATGAAGGATCTCAAGCGGCGGCATCGGACCCTGATGAAAACGGAAACTATCCGTTATAACAGCGGTATTTCGGATAGAGTGTTTACAACGGGGTATATGGAACATAAGGAATGA
- a CDS encoding DapH/DapD/GlmU-related protein: MRKISNESIVVFLTMLLISVLFSVAILKLTILRIPLGAYEGIIATGSFVFIYFANCVFLYRIFFYFFPIKEGDISERTKAAFSHDVYSLFYLLIFRSVICTSFVPTPIMRIVYLLLGAQLGANTYCTGIILDPPLTKIGSNTIIGQDALLYSHAIEGHFLSYKIIEIGDNVTVGAKSVIMSGVTIGSNSILAAGAVVLKNTRIGSHEVWGGVPAKFIKRLNSSEITK, encoded by the coding sequence ATGCGCAAAATATCAAATGAATCCATTGTTGTATTTTTAACTATGCTTTTAATTTCAGTCTTATTTTCGGTTGCAATTCTTAAGCTAACAATATTAAGAATACCTTTAGGGGCATATGAAGGAATCATTGCTACAGGTTCTTTCGTGTTTATTTACTTTGCAAATTGCGTTTTTCTCTATAGAATATTTTTTTATTTTTTCCCAATAAAAGAAGGTGATATCAGCGAGCGGACGAAAGCTGCGTTTAGTCATGACGTTTATTCTCTTTTTTATTTGTTAATATTTCGTTCAGTTATATGTACAAGCTTCGTTCCAACCCCAATTATGCGAATTGTATACTTGCTTCTCGGGGCGCAATTAGGCGCAAATACCTACTGCACAGGCATTATTTTAGATCCCCCTCTGACAAAAATAGGTTCGAATACAATTATTGGACAAGACGCATTGTTGTATTCACATGCAATTGAGGGCCATTTTTTATCTTATAAAATCATTGAAATAGGAGACAATGTCACAGTGGGTGCCAAGAGCGTCATCATGTCGGGGGTTACTATCGGTAGTAATTCTATTTTGGCTGCTGGCGCTGTGGTATTAAAAAACACTCGGATTGGGTCGCATGAAGTCTGGGGAGGAGTGCCTGCAAAATTTATAAAAAGATTGAATTCATCTGAAATAACAAAATAA
- a CDS encoding AMIN domain-containing protein: MRKLLAVFGGLIVLTFFVPLTIGWAISSSPGVRGIILESHAGIDIIHVQTSLPVEKYQSVMLDNPKRVAVDLLGGDAQESVAPDRTEGRFVRNLRMGKHPDKVRIAANLPEDLPLTYSVVKGEDEIEIRIAMAEQAEELDGPEEDMQEEDAGILSQEADEVAEGDPEKEEDVWGDAPPGPDEEADASNDSLWEDKGDAEGTDETATRSVELTGLIRHKIAFDMKEDNNLEHDLHNHSEVQLGVKYVPNDRFHAILSMDADYFVYGNDGDWDYDDTLRLHNAFVNWSGPGFNVKAGNQIVRWGKTDGYSPLDNVNPEDYREGIAGRREDRKLPIPILNLEWYHGKSTLQGIYLPVFVSPALDREGADWAFFQHADKTLGAFSVHEQDPSFSLRNSEAGIRLSGTVHRLDYAFSWFHTREDLPAPDSIILPGGFPVPSGNGSMTDLLFLCQLTGQPLVLKHDRQNIYGFELETIMGDFGIRGDVAYFDESSYFTRELKRTRKPLLQYMAGIDYNGEGALYANLQLLQNFIINYDDRITGADEVVTAVTGSLSKEFFYGHAKPEFRFYYDFSGNAFMLNPKLILNYFEPLMMEFGAEVFYGTDGTIFEVVDGNDLVYAVFEINF, translated from the coding sequence ATGAGGAAACTTTTGGCTGTTTTTGGCGGCCTTATCGTTCTAACCTTTTTTGTTCCACTAACTATCGGATGGGCAATCTCTTCCTCGCCAGGGGTACGGGGGATTATCCTTGAAAGTCACGCGGGCATCGATATCATTCATGTGCAAACAAGCCTTCCTGTTGAAAAATATCAGTCGGTTATGTTGGATAATCCCAAACGGGTCGCGGTGGACCTATTGGGCGGCGATGCCCAAGAAAGTGTTGCCCCGGACAGAACGGAAGGCCGGTTTGTCAGAAACCTGCGGATGGGTAAACATCCCGACAAGGTTCGAATCGCAGCGAATTTACCGGAAGACCTGCCGCTGACCTATTCCGTGGTCAAAGGTGAGGATGAAATTGAAATCCGAATTGCGATGGCGGAGCAGGCGGAGGAGCTCGATGGTCCGGAGGAGGACATGCAAGAGGAGGATGCAGGCATTTTATCTCAGGAAGCTGATGAGGTAGCGGAGGGTGATCCGGAAAAAGAGGAAGATGTCTGGGGGGATGCACCACCGGGACCTGATGAGGAGGCGGATGCTTCCAATGATTCGCTATGGGAGGATAAGGGCGATGCCGAAGGGACGGATGAAACCGCAACCCGAAGCGTGGAATTGACCGGGCTGATCAGACACAAGATCGCCTTTGACATGAAAGAAGACAATAACCTCGAACACGACTTGCACAATCACAGCGAGGTACAACTCGGTGTAAAATATGTGCCAAATGACCGTTTTCATGCGATTTTATCTATGGATGCCGATTATTTTGTGTACGGCAATGACGGGGACTGGGATTATGACGATACCCTTCGCCTTCATAATGCGTTCGTCAATTGGAGCGGGCCGGGGTTTAACGTGAAAGCCGGCAACCAGATCGTTCGGTGGGGCAAGACCGACGGATACAGTCCGCTGGACAACGTGAATCCCGAGGATTATCGCGAAGGGATTGCCGGACGCCGGGAGGACAGGAAACTGCCGATCCCCATTTTGAACCTCGAATGGTACCACGGCAAATCCACCCTTCAGGGGATCTATCTTCCGGTATTTGTTTCCCCGGCACTTGACCGGGAGGGAGCGGATTGGGCCTTTTTCCAGCATGCGGATAAAACGCTTGGCGCTTTCAGTGTTCACGAGCAGGATCCTTCCTTTTCACTTCGGAACAGTGAAGCGGGCATCCGGTTGTCCGGCACCGTGCATCGCTTGGATTACGCCTTCAGCTGGTTTCATACCCGGGAAGACCTGCCGGCACCCGACAGCATTATTTTGCCCGGTGGGTTTCCGGTTCCATCCGGAAACGGATCTATGACCGATCTGCTATTTCTGTGCCAGTTGACAGGGCAACCCCTGGTCCTGAAGCATGACCGGCAAAATATATATGGATTTGAACTTGAAACGATTATGGGCGACTTCGGGATCAGGGGGGATGTTGCATACTTCGACGAAAGCAGCTATTTTACGCGTGAGTTGAAGCGGACCCGGAAACCACTGCTCCAGTACATGGCAGGCATTGATTACAACGGCGAAGGCGCGTTATATGCGAATTTACAGTTGCTTCAGAATTTCATCATCAATTATGATGACCGGATCACCGGCGCCGATGAGGTTGTAACCGCCGTAACAGGGTCGCTGTCGAAAGAATTTTTTTACGGGCATGCGAAACCTGAATTCCGGTTTTATTATGATTTTTCCGGAAATGCGTTCATGCTGAACCCAAAACTGATTCTGAATTATTTTGAACCGCTCATGATGGAATTCGGTGCGGAAGTCTTCTATGGCACCGACGGAACCATATTTGAGGTTGTTGATGGAAACGACCTGGTATATGCTGTTTTCGAGATTAACTTTTAG